The DNA window ATCAATATAATCAACATAAATATTTTATCCCTTTGAACATTATCGCTACTAAATGCAGTACTTAATAAATTAAAGACCACATAAATTGCGGTGGCAGCAAGTAACCAGCCTACGACAGTATAATAAGTAAATAGCACATAAAGCATGGGTATTACCGCAAGAGATGCCAAAATGGTAACAGTCTGAAGATTTAATGGCCCTAGGAAAGGGGCGTAAAGTTTTTGAGGATTAGGTGGCTCTGCATGTGGGTAGACCAATTTTCTGCCTAAATAAAAAATCAGAAATCCGGCCATCATACCAACACCTGCCATTGCAAAACCCCATCTATAGCCATATACACTACCAATTTGAGCAACAATTGTCGTAGCTAAGAATGCACCGACGTTAATACCTATGTAGAAAATAGTAAATCCTGAATCTCTTCGTGGGTCGTTTTCTTCATAGAGTTTACCTACCACCGAAGATATATTAGCCTTGAAATACCCGTTTCCAACTATAATTGTAGCCATTCCGATGTACAACCAGGATTCTGAACCTCCGAGTATTAAAAATTCTCCAATGGACATTAAAATTCCACCGAGAATGATTGCAATTCTGTATCCCAGAATTTTGTCTGCGACTTTCCCGGCTATTACCGGTGCCGCATAAACCAATGCCGTATAGGCACCATATATTCCAAAGGCTTCATTATTACCTTTCATGATTGAATCAATAAGATAAAGGGTCAAAAGTGCCCTCATCCCATAATAACAAAACCTCTCCCACATTTCGGAGAAAAACAAGATCATAAGACCTCTTGGGTGGCCTAAAAATGTTTTTGTAGAAGGCAGAGAAGAAGGTCCCTCATTTTGCGGTGAATCTGTCATTTAGTAAGCATTTAGTTTCTAATTCTTTCAAAAAGTACAATGATGCAAATTATTTTCCAAAATTTATGATTCTCGTCAAATTCTTAAAAATTGAATGATTTATATACAAAGTGATTTTTATCAGGGATGGATCATCTTTTATGTTTATTTTTGCGGCCTGATAAAAAACTAAAAACAATGACTTCAAACGTTGACCAGGCTCTGAAAGACGAGTTTATCAAAATGGGTATTGGCAAAGCCTCTGAAATTAAATACCAACTTACTCCTTCTCAACTGGTGGAAGAAGGAATTAAAAATAGCGAAGGTGTGCTTACAGACAACGGCGCATTTATGTGCGATACCGGGACATTTACAGGTAGATCTCCTAAAGACCGTTTCGTAGTTGAAGACGAAACCACAAAAGATTCCGTTTGGTGGGGACCAGTTAATATTCCTATTTCTTCTGCGCATTTTGATGGTTTACAGGACAAAATGTTAAAGTTTCTCGAAGGACAAAAATTGTATGTCCGGGATGCTTATGTTGGTGCCGACCCCAATTACAGATTAAGTCTTAGAGTTATTAATACATTGGCCTGGCATAATCTTTTTTGTAACAATATGTTTTTGAGACCTTCAAAAGAAGAGCTTAAAGGTTTTGATCCCACATTCACAATAATTTGCGCACCTGATTTTAAAGCCGACCCTGAAGTTGACGGCACAAGACAGGAAAATTTTGCCATTATAAATTTTAAAAAGAAAATGATTCTGATCGGCGGAACTGCTTATTCCGGTGAGATGAAAAAAGGCATGTTCTCGGTGATGAATTATATCTTGCCACATGAAAAAAACGTGCTTTCAATGCATTGCTCTGCCAACATTGGTGAAGATGGAGATACTGCTGTGTTTTTTGGCTTATCCGGTACTGGTAAAACCACATTGAGCGCCGATCCAAATCGCGGATTGATCGGAGATGATGAACATGGATGGACAAAAAACTCAGTGTTTAACTTTGAAGGTGGTTGTTATGCCAAGGTCATTGACTTGACAAGAGAAAAAGAACCCGAAATCTGGGATGCAATTAAATTTGGAGCCATTGTTGAAAATACCAGATTTCTACCTGGAACCAGCCAGGTTGACTATACCAATTCCTCTGTTACGGAAAACACAAGATCTGCTTATCCCATTGATCATATTAGCAATGCTGTAGAACCTTCAATTGGAAAAATTCCTGATAATATTTTCTTCCTTACTTGTGATGCATTTGGTGTTTTGCCACCAATTTCAAAATTGCAAAAAGGACAGGCCATGTATCATTTTATTTCCGGATATACGGCAAAAGTAGCCGGTACTGAAGCCGGAATTACAGATCCGGTTACTACTTTTTCAGCTTGTTTTGGAAGTCCGTTTCTTCCTTTACATCCAACAAAATATGCCGAAATGCTAGGAAAGAAAATGGACGAGCACAAAGTAAATGTTTGGCTCATTAATACCGGCTGGACCGGTGGACCATTCGGTGTGGGATCTCGAATGAAATTATCATATACCCGGGCTATGATTACCGCTGCGCTGAAAGGTCAGATTAATAATGTTGAATTTGAAAAACACCCTATTTTTGGATTGGATGTACCAAAATCATGTCCGAATGTCCCTTCTGAAATTCTAAATCCTAGAAATACCTGGACAGACAAAGATGCCTATGATAATAAGGCCAATCAATTGGCCAGAGCATTTGTGGAAAACTTTCAAAAGTACGAAGACTTTGCCAACGCCGATATTATGGCCGGTGCGCCAAAAGCCATGGTTTAATATTTACAAGGATTAATTATAACAATCACAAAGCCCTGAAAAGGGCTTTTTTTATAGTCTGGAAATAAACATCAAAGCTGACATTAAAAAGGAACTGAGCGCTACAACTTTTAATTGCGAATCGAGCTTATGGTTATCATCGGTTTTCCAGACTTTCACAAGGTGAAGCCAAAGGATAGGGAAAACAATCATAAATGACCATTCATAACCCGAGTAACTATTATGATTGGCGTAGGAAACTAAAATTACTTGTGGAATAATAATTAAAAAGCTGTGATAAATTTTTGCAGATCTGTATCCGATCCGTACTGGAATTGAGAATTTTCCCGCTTGCTTATCGCTCTCAATATCTCTCATATTGTTGACATTTAAAACAGCTACAGAGAATAGCCCAAATGATATTGCCGGTAAAACATCGGATAATATCAGTTCCCGAATTTGAAGAAAGGCAGTTCCCATAACCCCGATAATCCCAAAAAATACCAACACAAATAAGTCACCCCATCCGGCATAACCGTATGGATTTCTACCGGCTGTATAATTAATTGCTGCCCAAATTGATAAAAGTCCTAAAACAAACATGGAAACAACTTTGATCAATTCATTCTTTGGGAAAGACAAATACAATAACAAGACTCCTGAAATAAAGGATAAAAAAGCAAAAATAATTATCGCCCACTTCATGGAAGAAACAGATATCTGTCCGCCCGAAACCATCCTTTCAGGTCCTTTCCTACCCTTGTGATCTGCACCGTGAATGGAATCGCCATAGTCATTGGCAAAATTTGATAAAATCTGAAGTAACAGTGTTGTTGTTAAAGTCAGAAAAAAGACTTCGTATTTAAATTCAATTCTGCCTGCTGTTATCGCTGAGCCGGCCAAAATCGAAGCGAAAGACAATGGTAATGTTCTGAACCGGGCCGCTACTATCCAGTGCTTTAGTGAAGCCAATTATTCTTTAATTGCATTTAAAATTTTATCGCCCATCGGTTTTACCCCAGATTGAAAAAAATGAGTCAATTCACCTTTCTCATTGACGAGATACTTGCAAAAATTCCAATTGGGCGCATCCTCGTTCCAACCGTTTAATTCTTTTGTGGATAACCACTGATATAATGGATGCATGTCGACTCCTTTTACAGATATCTTTTCAAACATTTGAAATTCCACACCATAATTTCTTCGACAAAATAATGCTATTTCAGAATTGTTCCCTGGTTCCTGTGAACCAAAATTATTTGCAGGAAAACCCAAGATTACAACTCTATCTCCGTGCTTTTCATGTAATTCCTGTAATTCAGCATATTGAGGTGTATAGCCACATTTCGATGCTACATTAACCAGCATCACCTTTTTTCCCTGATACTTACTAAAATTAATTAAATCTCCTTCAATCGATTTTAATTTAAAACTGTAAAAGTCTGACGAATTATTTTCACTCATATTTCCCGGTCTTGATGTGGACTTGTTAAAACAAGCAGTGAATAAAACAAATACTAAATAAAGGAAACTTATCTTTTTCATAATTACATTTTGTCTGGTACCTGAATACCCAATAAACCCATCGCCTTTTTTATTGTTTGAGCAGTGATCTGAGACAGTGCCAGCCTAAACTTTATCATATCATTGTTTTCTTCATTAAATATTGGAGAATCTGCATAAAAACGATTGTATTCTTTGGACAGATCGTAAACATAATTTGCTATTAATGATGGATCAAAGGCTTTAGCCGCCTCAATAATTCTATCTTCAAATAATGATATGATAAATAGCACTTCCCT is part of the Hyphobacterium sp. CCMP332 genome and encodes:
- a CDS encoding MFS transporter, with amino-acid sequence MTDSPQNEGPSSLPSTKTFLGHPRGLMILFFSEMWERFCYYGMRALLTLYLIDSIMKGNNEAFGIYGAYTALVYAAPVIAGKVADKILGYRIAIILGGILMSIGEFLILGGSESWLYIGMATIIVGNGYFKANISSVVGKLYEENDPRRDSGFTIFYIGINVGAFLATTIVAQIGSVYGYRWGFAMAGVGMMAGFLIFYLGRKLVYPHAEPPNPQKLYAPFLGPLNLQTVTILASLAVIPMLYVLFTYYTVVGWLLAATAIYVVFNLLSTAFSSDNVQRDKIFMLIILMLFNVVFWAFFEQAGTSLTIFARDHINRTFAWLGNWEMAAATTQFYNPFFILVLGSIFSWMWVKLDKMKMNPNIPAKFGLGIAFLGFGYLLVPLSPVSATFLIPHIIIILLYFFHTTGELFISPIGLSMVTKLAPKDLTGTVMGAWFLTFAGANFLAGQIAQLTGTVEGGDGVELTRAESFMVYEEVYTNIGLFAMGTGLFLILISPVLKKLLHGVR
- the pckA gene encoding phosphoenolpyruvate carboxykinase (ATP), translating into MTSNVDQALKDEFIKMGIGKASEIKYQLTPSQLVEEGIKNSEGVLTDNGAFMCDTGTFTGRSPKDRFVVEDETTKDSVWWGPVNIPISSAHFDGLQDKMLKFLEGQKLYVRDAYVGADPNYRLSLRVINTLAWHNLFCNNMFLRPSKEELKGFDPTFTIICAPDFKADPEVDGTRQENFAIINFKKKMILIGGTAYSGEMKKGMFSVMNYILPHEKNVLSMHCSANIGEDGDTAVFFGLSGTGKTTLSADPNRGLIGDDEHGWTKNSVFNFEGGCYAKVIDLTREKEPEIWDAIKFGAIVENTRFLPGTSQVDYTNSSVTENTRSAYPIDHISNAVEPSIGKIPDNIFFLTCDAFGVLPPISKLQKGQAMYHFISGYTAKVAGTEAGITDPVTTFSACFGSPFLPLHPTKYAEMLGKKMDEHKVNVWLINTGWTGGPFGVGSRMKLSYTRAMITAALKGQINNVEFEKHPIFGLDVPKSCPNVPSEILNPRNTWTDKDAYDNKANQLARAFVENFQKYEDFANADIMAGAPKAMV
- the menA gene encoding 1,4-dihydroxy-2-naphthoate octaprenyltransferase; its protein translation is MASLKHWIVAARFRTLPLSFASILAGSAITAGRIEFKYEVFFLTLTTTLLLQILSNFANDYGDSIHGADHKGRKGPERMVSGGQISVSSMKWAIIIFAFLSFISGVLLLYLSFPKNELIKVVSMFVLGLLSIWAAINYTAGRNPYGYAGWGDLFVLVFFGIIGVMGTAFLQIRELILSDVLPAISFGLFSVAVLNVNNMRDIESDKQAGKFSIPVRIGYRSAKIYHSFLIIIPQVILVSYANHNSYSGYEWSFMIVFPILWLHLVKVWKTDDNHKLDSQLKVVALSSFLMSALMFISRL
- a CDS encoding glutathione peroxidase, with protein sequence MKKISFLYLVFVLFTACFNKSTSRPGNMSENNSSDFYSFKLKSIEGDLINFSKYQGKKVMLVNVASKCGYTPQYAELQELHEKHGDRVVILGFPANNFGSQEPGNNSEIALFCRRNYGVEFQMFEKISVKGVDMHPLYQWLSTKELNGWNEDAPNWNFCKYLVNEKGELTHFFQSGVKPMGDKILNAIKE